One Pantoea trifolii DNA segment encodes these proteins:
- the atpB gene encoding F0F1 ATP synthase subunit A, protein MAAGEISTPQEYIGHHLNNLQLDLRTFELVNPHDAPATFWVLNIDSMFFSVVLGLIFLVLFRKVAKSATSGVPGKLQAAIELVVGFVDNNVRDMYHGKSKLIAPLALTIFVWVFLMNFMDLLPIDLLPFIGEHYLGLPALRVVPSADVNITLSMALGVFILILFYSIKMKGIGGFTKELTLQPFNHPIFIPINLILEGVSLLSKPVSLGLRLFGNMYAGELIFILIAGLLPWWSQWLLNVPWAIFHILIISLQAFIFMVLTIVYLSMASEEH, encoded by the coding sequence ATGGCTGCTGGAGAAATCTCTACTCCGCAAGAATACATAGGTCACCACCTGAATAACCTTCAGTTGGACCTGCGTACTTTCGAGTTGGTGAATCCGCACGACGCTCCCGCGACGTTCTGGGTATTAAATATCGATTCCATGTTTTTCTCTGTGGTGCTGGGACTGATTTTCCTGGTGTTGTTCCGTAAAGTGGCGAAAAGCGCTACCAGCGGTGTTCCAGGGAAATTACAAGCGGCTATCGAACTGGTTGTCGGCTTCGTTGATAACAACGTGCGCGACATGTACCACGGTAAAAGCAAACTTATCGCCCCGCTGGCTCTGACGATTTTCGTCTGGGTCTTCCTGATGAACTTCATGGATCTGCTGCCTATCGATTTGCTGCCGTTTATCGGCGAGCACTATTTAGGCCTGCCGGCGCTGCGCGTCGTGCCGTCTGCAGACGTGAACATCACGCTGTCTATGGCGCTGGGCGTATTTATTTTGATTCTGTTCTACAGCATCAAAATGAAAGGCATTGGCGGCTTCACCAAAGAGTTGACGCTGCAGCCTTTTAATCACCCGATCTTCATCCCCATTAACCTGATTCTTGAAGGTGTTAGCCTGCTGTCCAAGCCTGTTTCACTGGGTCTGCGACTGTTCGGTAACATGTATGCGGGTGAGTTGATCTTTATCCTGATTGCCGGCTTGCTGCCGTGGTGGTCGCAGTGGTTGTTGAATGTGCCTTGGGCCATTTTCCACATCCTGATCATTTCGCTGCAGGCTTTCATTTTCATGGTCCTCACGATCGTCTATCTGTCGATGGCATCTGAAGAACATTGA
- the atpH gene encoding F0F1 ATP synthase subunit delta has protein sequence MSDLITVARPYAKAAFDFAVEHQSIDRWQSMLAFAAEVARNEQIADLLSGALAPEALSASFIAVCGDQLDENAQNLIKVMAENGRLTALPAVLAQYIQLRDAYEATAEVDVISASTLSDSQLTKISAAMEKRLSRKVKLNCKIDKSVMAGVVIRAGDLVIDGSVRGRLDRLADVLQS, from the coding sequence ATGTCTGATCTGATTACTGTAGCTCGCCCCTACGCCAAAGCAGCTTTTGACTTTGCTGTTGAGCATCAAAGCATCGATCGCTGGCAATCAATGCTGGCGTTTGCCGCAGAAGTGGCTCGCAACGAACAGATCGCAGATCTTCTTTCCGGTGCGCTCGCACCGGAAGCTTTGTCTGCTTCTTTCATTGCAGTTTGTGGCGATCAACTTGATGAAAACGCCCAGAACCTGATTAAGGTAATGGCCGAAAACGGACGTTTGACAGCGCTTCCAGCCGTACTGGCTCAGTACATTCAACTGCGTGACGCTTATGAAGCGACAGCCGAAGTTGATGTGATTTCTGCCAGCACGCTGAGTGACAGTCAGCTGACTAAAATCAGCGCCGCGATGGAAAAACGTCTGTCACGTAAAGTTAAGCTGAATTGCAAAATTGATAAGTCTGTAATGGCAGGTGTGGTTATCCGTGCGGGTGACCTGGTCATTGATGGCAGCGTACGCGGCCGTCTTGATCGTCTGGCAGACGTCTTGCAGTCTTAA
- the atpA gene encoding F0F1 ATP synthase subunit alpha: MQLNSTEISELIKQRIAQFNVVSEAHNEGTIVSVSDGIIRVHGLADVMQGEMIALPGNRYAIALNLERDSVGAVVMGPYADLAEGMKVKCTGRILEVPVGRGLLGRVVNTLGAPIDGKGAIENDGFSPVEVIAPGVIDRQSVDQPVQTGYKSVDAMIPIGRGQRELIIGDRQTGKTAMAIDAIINQRDSGIKCVYVAIGQKASTISNVVRKLEEHGALANTIVVVASASESAALQYLSPYAGCAMGEYFRDRGEDALIVYDDLSKQAVAYRQISLLLRRPPGREAFPGDVFYLHSRLLERASRVSADYVERFTNGEVKGQTGSLTALPIIETQAGDVSAFVPTNVISITDGQIFLESNLFNSGIRPAVNPGISVSRVGGAAQTKIIKKLSGGIRTALAQYRELAAFSQFASDLDDATRKQLSHGQKVTELLKQKQYAPMSVAQQGLVLFAAERGYLNDVELAKVGSFEAALLAFADRDHAELMAEINQAGNFNNEIEEKLKGLLETFKATQSW; the protein is encoded by the coding sequence ATGCAACTGAATTCCACCGAAATCAGCGAACTGATCAAGCAGCGCATTGCTCAGTTCAATGTCGTGAGTGAAGCTCACAACGAAGGTACTATTGTTTCTGTAAGTGACGGTATCATCCGCGTACACGGCCTGGCCGATGTGATGCAGGGTGAGATGATTGCCCTGCCGGGCAACCGTTACGCTATCGCACTGAACCTCGAGCGTGACTCGGTTGGTGCAGTAGTGATGGGCCCGTATGCTGACCTCGCGGAAGGCATGAAAGTAAAATGTACGGGTCGTATTTTAGAAGTTCCAGTTGGCCGTGGCCTGCTGGGCCGTGTGGTGAACACCTTGGGTGCACCGATCGACGGTAAAGGCGCAATCGAAAACGACGGCTTCTCGCCTGTTGAAGTGATTGCACCGGGCGTTATCGACCGTCAGTCAGTAGACCAGCCTGTTCAGACCGGTTACAAATCTGTCGATGCGATGATTCCAATCGGCCGTGGCCAGCGTGAGCTGATCATCGGTGACCGTCAGACCGGTAAAACTGCAATGGCAATCGACGCCATCATCAACCAGCGCGATTCAGGCATCAAGTGTGTCTACGTTGCGATTGGCCAGAAAGCGTCAACCATTTCTAACGTAGTTCGCAAACTGGAAGAGCACGGCGCGCTGGCTAACACCATCGTGGTTGTCGCTTCTGCTTCTGAATCTGCAGCACTGCAGTACCTGTCACCGTACGCCGGTTGTGCGATGGGTGAGTACTTCCGTGACCGCGGTGAAGATGCATTGATCGTGTACGATGACCTGTCTAAGCAGGCTGTTGCCTACCGTCAGATTTCTCTGCTGCTGCGCCGTCCACCAGGTCGTGAAGCATTCCCTGGCGACGTGTTCTATCTCCACTCTCGTTTGCTGGAGCGTGCATCACGCGTTAGCGCTGACTACGTTGAGCGCTTCACCAATGGTGAAGTGAAAGGCCAGACCGGTTCTCTGACAGCACTGCCAATCATCGAAACTCAGGCGGGTGACGTTTCTGCGTTCGTTCCGACCAACGTAATCTCGATTACTGATGGTCAGATCTTCCTGGAATCTAACCTGTTCAACTCCGGTATTCGTCCAGCCGTTAACCCGGGTATCTCGGTATCCCGTGTTGGTGGTGCTGCACAGACCAAGATCATCAAGAAACTGTCCGGTGGTATTCGTACCGCGCTGGCACAGTATCGTGAACTGGCTGCGTTCTCTCAGTTCGCTTCCGATCTGGACGATGCAACGCGTAAACAGCTGAGCCACGGTCAGAAAGTGACCGAGCTGCTGAAACAGAAACAGTATGCGCCGATGTCAGTCGCGCAACAGGGTCTGGTGCTGTTTGCTGCTGAGCGCGGCTATCTGAACGATGTTGAACTGGCGAAAGTCGGCAGCTTCGAAGCCGCTCTGCTGGCGTTCGCGGATCGCGATCACGCTGAGCTGATGGCTGAAATCAACCAAGCGGGTAACTTCAATAACGAAATCGAAGAGAAGCTGAAAGGCCTCCTCGAAACGTTTAAAGCAACCCAGTCCTGGTAA
- the rsmG gene encoding 16S rRNA (guanine(527)-N(7))-methyltransferase RsmG, with protein MINKLSSLLNAANISLTDQQKQQLVGYVELLHKWNKAYNLTSVRDPQQMLVRHILDSVVVEPHLQGERFIDVGTGPGLPGIPLAIVRPQSHFTLLDSLGKRVRFLRQVQHELGLTNVTPVQSRVEEFPSEPPFDGVISRAFASLEDMLNWCHHLPSPEGRFYALKGVRPDDEIAALPAGFTVEKIQPLQVPELDGERHLVVITRQ; from the coding sequence GTGATCAACAAACTCTCCTCGCTGCTCAATGCGGCAAACATTTCCCTTACCGATCAACAAAAACAGCAGTTGGTTGGCTATGTTGAGTTGCTGCATAAGTGGAATAAGGCCTATAACCTGACATCGGTGCGCGATCCGCAGCAGATGCTGGTGCGCCATATTCTCGACAGCGTGGTGGTTGAGCCACATTTGCAGGGCGAACGCTTTATTGATGTGGGCACCGGTCCGGGCTTACCGGGTATTCCGCTGGCAATTGTGCGCCCGCAATCGCATTTCACCTTGTTGGATAGCCTTGGCAAACGCGTGCGTTTCCTGCGTCAGGTACAACATGAGTTAGGACTTACTAACGTCACGCCAGTGCAGAGCCGCGTTGAAGAGTTCCCGTCTGAGCCGCCATTTGATGGTGTTATCAGCCGTGCATTTGCGTCACTTGAAGATATGCTGAACTGGTGCCATCATCTGCCGAGCCCTGAAGGTCGCTTTTATGCCCTGAAAGGCGTGCGTCCGGATGATGAAATTGCTGCATTACCCGCAGGCTTTACAGTAGAGAAAATTCAACCGCTGCAGGTACCCGAACTGGATGGTGAACGTCATCTGGTGGTGATAACCCGCCAATAG
- the atpF gene encoding F0F1 ATP synthase subunit B, whose product MNINATILGQAIAFILFVAFCMKYVWPPIMAAIEKRQKEIAEGLASAERAKKDLDLAQANATDQLKKAKEDAQVIIEQANKRRAQILDEAKTEAETERNRIVAQAQAEIDAERSRAREELRKQVALLALAGAEKIIERSVDEAANSDIVDKLVAEL is encoded by the coding sequence GTGAACATTAATGCAACAATCCTCGGCCAGGCCATCGCGTTCATTCTGTTTGTCGCGTTCTGCATGAAGTACGTATGGCCGCCGATTATGGCTGCCATCGAAAAGCGCCAGAAAGAAATTGCTGAAGGCCTTGCTTCTGCTGAGCGCGCGAAGAAAGATTTAGATCTCGCGCAGGCCAATGCGACCGACCAGCTGAAAAAAGCGAAAGAAGACGCTCAGGTCATTATCGAGCAGGCGAACAAACGCCGTGCCCAGATTCTGGACGAAGCGAAAACCGAAGCTGAGACTGAACGTAACCGCATCGTGGCACAGGCGCAGGCAGAAATTGATGCCGAGCGTTCGCGTGCCCGTGAAGAGCTGCGTAAGCAAGTCGCGTTGCTGGCATTAGCTGGCGCCGAGAAAATCATCGAACGTTCCGTGGATGAAGCTGCTAACAGCGACATCGTTGATAAACTGGTCGCTGAACTGTAA
- the atpE gene encoding F0F1 ATP synthase subunit C: MENLNMDLLYMAAAVMMGLAAIGAAIGIGILGGKFLEGAARQPDLIPLLRTQFFVVMGLVDAIPMIAVGLGLYVMFAVA, from the coding sequence ATGGAAAACCTGAATATGGATCTGCTGTACATGGCTGCCGCTGTGATGATGGGCCTGGCGGCAATCGGTGCTGCGATCGGTATCGGCATCCTCGGAGGTAAATTCCTGGAAGGCGCCGCGCGTCAACCGGATCTGATCCCTCTGCTGCGTACGCAGTTCTTTGTTGTAATGGGTCTGGTGGATGCAATCCCGATGATCGCTGTAGGTCTGGGTCTCTACGTGATGTTTGCTGTCGCTTAA
- the atpI gene encoding F0F1 ATP synthase subunit I, translating to MSVSLYSVKLARAVLIIQLVTFVIIGALFTLKEVTWGASAFAGGVAAWLPNVLFMFLAWRLQDQTPAKGRVAWSFALGEVLKVFTTVIFLAVALGVFGAVFWPLAITWLSVLVVQIVAPAVINNKG from the coding sequence ATGTCAGTGTCTCTTTACAGTGTGAAATTAGCCCGGGCCGTGCTGATCATTCAGCTGGTGACCTTTGTCATCATCGGTGCGCTCTTTACCCTGAAAGAGGTTACCTGGGGCGCCTCCGCCTTCGCGGGTGGAGTGGCAGCCTGGCTGCCGAACGTGTTGTTTATGTTTTTGGCCTGGCGCCTGCAGGATCAAACGCCTGCGAAAGGACGTGTTGCCTGGAGCTTCGCCCTCGGTGAAGTGTTGAAGGTGTTCACAACCGTCATTTTCCTCGCGGTGGCGTTGGGTGTGTTTGGAGCGGTCTTCTGGCCACTCGCAATCACGTGGTTATCGGTGCTGGTGGTGCAGATCGTCGCTCCGGCTGTAATTAACAACAAAGGGTAA